From Thalassospiraceae bacterium LMO-JJ14:
CATAGATGATGCGCCCGTATTCCCGCGCATTGATGACGTTGATGGCGCTGGCCGCCAGGTGCGCCAGATACTGCGCGCCGCCGATGTCATCGAGGGAGTTGTCGGCTTCGAAGTAGGGGCGAAGCGTCGTCGGGTCAGCAATCTGGCCGCGATCGATCAGCTTCATCATGGCTTCGAAAATACGCGCGTGCGCGGTCAGGGCGAAATGTTCGGCCTGCAGGAACTCAGCGACTTGTTCCAGCGCTCGGTTGTCCACGAAAATGGCGCCCAACAGACCGCGCTCGGCCTCGATATTGCGCGGCAATTGACGGTATGCCGGGGTATCGAGGTCGCTCGTGTCGTCGTCCGGGACAAGGTCCTGGGGGGCGTTTTGGGTGTTTGCAACCATGGCCGGACCATACTCGCCTTACGAAATATGTGCGCTTTTTCTTCTGTGGAATGCTGTGGAAGCTGGGGAAAACTCGCGAATAACTCAGTTGACTTTTGAAATCGAGTCTTGGAACCCATCCCATTCCGCCAATCAAAAGGGCGCGCCCTTGCGGACACGCCCTTTGTCATTCTCAAGTCTGCCTGAAGCGTTATTCGGGCTTTTCTTCTTCAGCGGCTTCCTGCACGGGGTGCACAGCTTCGACCACCGGCTCGTTTGCGGCGGCGGCTTCAGCTTCGGCCGTGGCTTCGGCTTCGGCGACAGCTTCTTCGGCAGCGCCTTCCTCGAACACCGCATCGGCCTGTTCGGCAACCGCAACCGCGGCTTCGGCGGCAGCTTCAGCTTCCGCTTCGATTTCGGCCTGTTCTTGCTGTGCCAGTGAAAGAACGGCGGCGCCGGTCGTTTCCTGGGTTTCCGCTTCTTCCAGCGAGCGGGCGATGTTGGCGATTACACTAATGATCACTTCGCCATGAAGCTGGACGCGAACCTCATGCATGCCGATGGTCTTGATCGGCTTGTCGAGGATCACCTGACCACGGCGGATCGTGGTACCGGCCGCCGTGACGGCATCGGCGATATCGCGCCCGGTGACCGAGCCGTAAAGCTGACCGGCATCACCGGCCTGGCGGATCAGAACGACTTTCAAGTCGCCCATCTTCGCCGCGACGGCTTCGGCTTCTGATTTTCTTTTCAGGTTGTCGGCTTCGAGCTGCGCGCGTTGCGCTTCAAAGTGCGACTTGTTCTGATCGGTTGCCCGAAGGGCTTTACCTTGGGGGAGCAGAAAATTACGGGCAAAGCCGGGCTTAACGGAAACGATGTCGCCCATTTGACCGAGTTTTTCGATACGCTCCAACAGAATGACTTCCATTATTCACTCTCCTGGTCATTGACCGGCTGCATCCTGTTGCGCAGTCCGATCCATTGTTCCAAAACACCAGCGCCGGCGACCAGAAACGCGGTCCATCCGAGCACCATGAGAAGTACGTAAAACGCGACAAGCATCAACATGCCGTTTGAAACCCTGCGCGCGAAGGTATGCACGACGGCAAGCCCCAGCAGGAAAAACGGCACCAGTGCCACGATCACAAGATTCCGCCCGAGATAGCTCCCGTCTCCGGGAACCACGAGGGCGATAACGCCTGCGCCGACCAACAGCCACGAGCACCAGTCCGGCAGCGTGATATCGGCATAGGAAATTTTCGGCCGCAGATTGCGCCCCGATTTCACCAATGCAGCCTGTCCGGCAGCCGCATTTACCAGATGCATGACGACCCAGCTTGCGACCGCCATACCGGGGAAGAAAGGCGCCAGATTGCCGGCCAGATTTGCACGGACATCGGCGGGAATATCGGACCCCATCCGTTCCAGTGCGCTGCCGATCAACCCCGCGACGATTTCCTGTAGCGGTCCCGCACCCTCGTCCATGATTGCCATCATGGCAAAAAACACGAGAGCCGTGGCACCGATAACGGTCAGGGTGCCGATCAGATTTCCGGCTGGATACCAGATCGGGTTCCCGTTGGTGTCGGGCTGAGTACGCAATGCCAACTGGCAAAGCACGATTGCCGGTACGGCATAGGCGAATGCGAACGGAATGGCGGTATATGCATTGCCGATCAGTCCGGCGGTAAACACCGCCGTCAGACCGGCGGTAATCGCCCCCTTCGTTCCGATCCCGAATCCTGCCAGATATAGCGGCAGGGGGGCCAGATAGAATAACGGCATTGCCAGAATCGAGCCGAACACGATGGAGAACACCGCGATCGCGCTGCAAATTCCGGCGCTGAGCGCCATGATGGGGGTGAAGGGCATAATCAGTCTGTCCGCTTGGGCGCGTCTACGCCTACGCCTTACTTAAGGACGTAGGGAAGCAGACCGAGGAAGCGGGCGCGCTTGATAGCGCGGGCCAGTTCCCGTTGCTTCTTCGCAGAAACAGCCGTGATACGGCTGGGGACGATCTTGCCGCGCTCGGAAACATACCGGCCGAGCAGTTTAAGATCCTTGTAATCGATCTTCGGCGCATTCGAGCCCGAAAACGGGCAGGTTTTGCGGCGGCGGAAGAATCCACGTCTCATTATTCTTCTCCCTCTTTGCTGTCGCTTTTGACTTCGGGCTTGTCTTCATCAAAGCGCGACGGACGGTCACCACGGTCACCACGATCGTTGCGGTCGTTGCGGCGCGGGCGATCATCACGATCCTTGTTGCGCAGCATGGCCGAGGGGCCTTCCTCGAAGCCATCGACACGGATCGTCATGTAACGCAGCACGTCTTCGTGGATGCGCATCTGACGTTCCATTTCATGAACCGCCGGCGCCGGAGCGTCGATGTTCATGAGCACGTAATGGCCTTTGCGGTTTTTCTTGATACGGTAGGAAATAGAACGCAAACCCCAGCTTTCGGTATTGACGACATTGCCGCCATTACCCGAGATGATTTGCGAAAAGGTTTCTGTAAGTCCCTCTGCTTGGGACGCAGAGATGTCTTGGCGTGCGATGAACACGCTTTCATAGCAGGGCATATTTTTGCTCCCTTCGGCTTTTCTCAACCCGGACATCGACCGAGCATAGCCAGGACAATCCCGGCAAGGAGTGACGAAGCGGCGCAATATACAGAGTTTCCGGGCCACTGCAAGGGTTTGCATGCATCCGGGCCGGGGTGAAATTTACGGTTGGGTCGGCTGGCTTAAATCGTTAATAAATAAGCATGAATAAGACTGCAGATGTTACCCCCTTCGATCTGACCGGCCGCCATGCTCTGGTGAGCGGCGGCGTTCGCGGTCTGGGGTTTGAAATCGCCCGCGGACTGGCGAAAGCCGGGGCTTCGGTGGCGATTACGGGGCGCGTCGAAGAAACCGTCTCGCAAAGTGCCCAGGCTTTGGCGGCAGAGGGTTTCGATGCCGAGGGCATCGCCCTCGACATGACGGATGACGCCGCTGTCACGGCTTGGTTCGAAGCCTATGACAGGGATATAGACATCCTCGTTAATAATGTCGGTATGCGGGACCGCCGCGGCACGCCCGATCTGCCTGCGGAAGCTTTCGCGCGGCTTTTGGACTTCGGCATTACATCCGCGTATCGCATGTCCAGGCTGGTGCAGCCCGGCATGGCAGCACGCGGCAAGGGGGCGATCATCAATGTCGCGTCGATTGCGGGACCGCTGGCGCGGCCGGGTGATCCCGGTTACACGGCGGCAAAGGGCGGCATGGATGCGCTGACCCGTTCGCAGGCCGTCGAGTTTGCGCCGATGGGGATTCGCGTCAATGCCATTGCCCCCGGGTTCTTTGCGACGGAAGCTAATCAGGAATGGGTCAGCGACCCGGTTGTCACCGACTACATCGAACGCCGCATTCCCATGCAACGCTGGGGGCAACCGTCGGAGGTCGCAGGGGCTGCGGTCTTTCTGGCATCGGAAGCGGCCAGCTACATCACCGGTCATACACTGACCATCGATGCCGGCCTGTCGGTCAGAATGTAATCAGGATTCGACGAAATTCACCAGATCGCGGCGGCGCAGCACGCCGATGACACGACCGTGTTCGGCGACGCCGACCCTGTCCCATCCGTCTTTTCTGAGCGCTTGCAGGACCACATAGGGGCTATCCGTGATGCTGCACACCGGCCGGTTGCGCTGCACGGCCTCGATGATCGGATAATCCAGCGCGCGGACGCCATCGCGTTTGATCAGGGCCATCACGTCCTCGTCCACCGCAACGCCCATAAACCCGTATTCTTCATCGTAAACCGAGACCGAGCAGCCGGGGCTCGCCGCCAGCCAGTCCGCGATATAGCCGATCGTCGCCGTGGCCTCGACATCGCGCGTTTGAATATCGTGTGTCCCCAGAAAATCCCGGATCATCACCGGTGGCCAGGGGCGGACGGATACGGCGTCGTTTACGGGGCCAGCGGCCCCGTTCAGGACTTCGATGATGTCGTTTCTGACGATGTCGTCCCAGGCATTCATGTTCATCTTCGCCTCCGGAGATAATTCTCAGTAGGGCGAGAAATACGCCGGCAACGTAATCGCGGTATGTCGGCAATGTAATAAAGTGTTACGCGATGCGGTGGCCCAAGCTTGACAGCCCTGAGACCTGCGGCCAAT
This genomic window contains:
- a CDS encoding SDR family oxidoreductase; translation: MNKTADVTPFDLTGRHALVSGGVRGLGFEIARGLAKAGASVAITGRVEETVSQSAQALAAEGFDAEGIALDMTDDAAVTAWFEAYDRDIDILVNNVGMRDRRGTPDLPAEAFARLLDFGITSAYRMSRLVQPGMAARGKGAIINVASIAGPLARPGDPGYTAAKGGMDALTRSQAVEFAPMGIRVNAIAPGFFATEANQEWVSDPVVTDYIERRIPMQRWGQPSEVAGAAVFLASEAASYITGHTLTIDAGLSVRM
- the rpsR gene encoding 30S ribosomal protein S18, which produces MRRGFFRRRKTCPFSGSNAPKIDYKDLKLLGRYVSERGKIVPSRITAVSAKKQRELARAIKRARFLGLLPYVLK
- a CDS encoding DUF2232 domain-containing protein, with protein sequence MPFTPIMALSAGICSAIAVFSIVFGSILAMPLFYLAPLPLYLAGFGIGTKGAITAGLTAVFTAGLIGNAYTAIPFAFAYAVPAIVLCQLALRTQPDTNGNPIWYPAGNLIGTLTVIGATALVFFAMMAIMDEGAGPLQEIVAGLIGSALERMGSDIPADVRANLAGNLAPFFPGMAVASWVVMHLVNAAAGQAALVKSGRNLRPKISYADITLPDWCSWLLVGAGVIALVVPGDGSYLGRNLVIVALVPFFLLGLAVVHTFARRVSNGMLMLVAFYVLLMVLGWTAFLVAGAGVLEQWIGLRNRMQPVNDQESE
- the rpsF gene encoding 30S ribosomal protein S6; this translates as MPCYESVFIARQDISASQAEGLTETFSQIISGNGGNVVNTESWGLRSISYRIKKNRKGHYVLMNIDAPAPAVHEMERQMRIHEDVLRYMTIRVDGFEEGPSAMLRNKDRDDRPRRNDRNDRGDRGDRPSRFDEDKPEVKSDSKEGEE